Proteins found in one Takifugu flavidus isolate HTHZ2018 chromosome 7, ASM371156v2, whole genome shotgun sequence genomic segment:
- the LOC130528847 gene encoding capping protein, Arp2/3 and myosin-I linker protein 3-like isoform X1, with translation MASKEITATGFVSVTKDITDSVKKTIEKSSVKFIHGVKLDTKIGKSEDRILVLTTWRLYFLAPKTPAKVPLSCFHSHLLCSVLSKRPLKTSLCLQPQVEATFNFLEIRALNSHPEHQVIIDTDKSSYSLRFESREHLSHVVGHINYALSRIFNNSIFAPSICHSDSDLSEGSRKYSPSSETSLETQRACGGFSETYSALCDYNGISCKEEVQWDVDTIYHSQDNREFNLLDFSHLESRDLAVIVASMAYNTWFTKLYCKDLRIGSEVTEQVLHTVSKSSSLEEITLENAGLKSDFPQKMSAALSENPASVIHSLNLAHNSLDNQGVSSLIQQVCRLSKGLRLLNLSKTSLTSKGVVSLSQALCSTDAYSNSLLHLDLSRNPGVLSGEDASNLYLFLSQPNCLVHLDLSGTDCSVDSLFGALLRGCCADLSFLNLSKNSFSHRKVKDSLPLFRQFFSSAFSLTYVSLAAMKLPPDVLRALLTGLTSNPHINDLHLDISSCELRSAGAAVIQELFPRVSSIATLDISDNGLDADLLTVLPALSRHPSLKHLHLGKNFNIKNRVLDEVLQKLVQLIQEEDCALQSLSLTDSRLRSRGTILVNALGSNTCLRKVDLSGNNMDDIGAKMLSKALQINTTLRSVTWDRNNTSSAGFLDVARALEHNFTLQYMPLPLSDISQAHRSDPERTEQALTKIQRALVRNNQTQRFSQKQAQRLHQGLVTSTTEQVMERLCVRVQQQVCVLRGVAEVEDIQAAKQVLKEARNSRALYPSLCELAHVLSVDGPVRQRLDSLAGELAKAADKELQVIVDSMVSLCRELCPLSSSAAERLSPPLSSISERVSVPRSSIRTALMERAAQDVHRALEEVKLSVVSYLTNSIVDQILQELYATHKTLTGQMSHLNPWEGAFEEDTGWRLNRHRDSLDITDEELSTSIDTIAIKKRSSRTRRIRPVSTRLSLCDDSSSSPPPSVPSYSSPLSCSASWEGLSELPTQGLPLHHVTRVRPRPPRRNRAGHIPIELHCSENGGLSPLDDGFPDFYTKRVLPDSQLSSLHKAHSLRRKKRRNMLAIFGFRKNRNQAPSQGSESGAEVYGDVGPVVAAATMGTAAENVYTLLQPPRAAAWVGSPNDGSDGKPCDGKTSHALSPAPVAGIPHPCVGSSKHPLYSPREKFEMDAVFEQPLEADKYWADDKQRTAEVLQADTLWSNQQRDRQHFDSKTQERTFGEAKTSDRAWTESRHPERHADRQWTVDRHTQRQIDRKIERQWVGGRKIDRSWSENRPADMQLDNQWSMSRKPERQAQMLHLAQRPSPPYPSERTPSPKLEMDPLKGTEGGPDWHQPDSQGERQPCSDAGVGFPEGWRGSAGGRAALSTSKPDPPPQASKQHLPKLRHWHQPESSDILTDQEVATAKTEKRRDSEGQPPPIPEKPKTSSFVTFPKELAAERNLPPPPVPPPLKKPGHGLPDRAASQGEEGPRPQAPVKPQRNRKAISCDAGTDRESPNNVEKPPNRKPPVKKPRLPQNRNKSLDLSDSFNSAPGHGEPL, from the exons ATGGCTTCTAAAGAGATCACGGCCACTGGATTCGTAAGCGTGACCAAGGATATCACAG ACAGCGTGAAGAAGACTATCGAGAAATCATCTGTCAAGTTCATTCATGGCGTAAAGCTCGACACCAAAATCGGGAAATCGGAGGACAGGATACTG gtccTCACAACATGGCGCCTGTATTTCTTGGCGCCAAAGACTCCCGCAAAGGTACCTTTAAGCTGTTTCCACTCTCACTTGCTGTGCAGTGTTCTGTCAAAGCGCCCGCTGAAGACTTCACTGTGTTTGCAACCACAGGTAGAAGCCACGTTCAACTTTTTGGAAATCCGGGCTTTGAATTCTCACCCCGAGCACCAG GTCATTATCGACACCGACAAATCCAGCTACTCCCTGAGGTTTGAGTCACGCGAGCATCTCAGCCATGTGGTGGGCCACATTAACTACGCCCTGTCGCGAATATTCAACAACTCCATTTTCGC CCCTTCCATCTGTCATTCAGACAGTGACCTTTCGGAGGGCAGCAGGAAGTATTCGCCCAGCTCGGAGACCTCACTGGAGACACAGAGGGCCTGTG GAGGCTTCTCAGAGACGTACTCCGCTCTCTGCGACTATAATGGCATCAGCTGCAAGGAGGAAGTGCAGTGG GATGTGGACACCATTTATCACTCCCAGGACAACAGAGAGTTTAACCTGCTGGACTTCAGTCACCTGGAGAGCAG GGATTTGGCAGTGATTGTCGCATCGATGGCTTACAACACCTGGTTCACCAAACTGTACTGCAAGGACCTGCGTATA gggtcagaggtcaccgagCAGGTCCTGCACACCGTCAGCAAATCCTCCAGTCTGGAGGAGATCACTCTTGAGAACGCGGGGTTGAAATC AGACTTTCCACAGAAGATGTCAGCCGCTCTCTCAGAGAACCCTGCCTCCGTCATCCACTCGCTCAACCTGGCCCACAACTCACTGGACAACCAAG gcgTATCCAGCCTAATCCAGCAGGTGTGCCGACTCAGCAAAGGTCTCCGCCTCCTCAACCTCTCCAAGACCTCCCTCACCTCCAAAG GAGTGGTGTCTCTCTCTCAGGCTCTGTGCTCCACCGACGCGTACTCCAACTCCCTCCTGCACCTGGACCTGAGCAGGAACCCGGGGGTCCTGTCAGGAGAGGACGCCTCG AACTTGTATCTGTTCCTGTCTCAGCCCAACTGCCTGGTCCATCTGGATCTGTCCGGCACAGACTGCTCCGTGGACTCA CTGTTTGGGGCTCTTCTGAGGGGGTGTTGCGCTGATCTTTCCTTTCTGAATCTTTCCAAAAATTCCTTCTCTCACAG GAAGGTGAAGGACTCGCTGCCGCTGTTCCGTCAATTCTTCAGTTCAGCCTTCAGCCTCACTTATGTCAGCCTTGCTGCTATGAAGCTGCCTCCTGATGTTCTGAG GGCTCTCCTGACAGGATTAACTTCCAATCCTCATATCAATGACCTCCATTTAGACATCAGTAGTTGTGAG ctgagatctgcaggagctgctgtaaTCCAGGAACTTTTCCCCAGAGTCTCATCTATCGCCACGCTGGATATCTCAGACAACG gcCTAGATGCAGACTTGCTCACTGTCCTGCCAGCCCTCTCCAGACACCCCTCACTCAAACACCTTCATCTGGGCAAGAACTTCAACATCAAAAACAG ggttctggATGAAGTCCTGCAGAAGCTGGTGCAGCTCATCCAGGAGGAGGactgt GCACTGCAGTCGCTGTCGCTGACCGACTCGCGGCTTCGCTCCCGGGGAACCATCCTGGTCAACGCCCTGGGTAGCAACACCTGTCTGAGGAAGGTGGACCTGAGCGGGAACAACATGGACGACATCGGAGCCAAGATGCTGAGCAAGGCCCTGCAGATCAACACCACCCTCAG GAGCGTGACGTGGGATCGCAACAACACCTCCTCAGCAGGATTTCTGGATGTGGCCCGGGCTCTTGAACA TAATTTCACCTTGCAGTACATGCCTCTGCCCCTTAGTGACATCAGCCAGGCGCACCGCAGCGACCCGGAGAGGACGGAGCAGGCGCTCACCAAG ATCCAGCGAGCTCTGGTGAGGAACAACCAGACCCAGCGTTTCTCTCAGAAGCAGGCCCAGCGGCTGCACCAAGGCCTGGTCACGAGTACCACAGAACAG GTGATGGAAcgcctgtgtgtgcgcgtccaacagcaggtgtgtgtgttacgAGGTGTTGCAGAGGTGGAGGATATTCAGGCTGCCAAGCAAGTATTAAAAGAGGCCAGGAACTCCCGCGCG TTGTACCCGTCCCTCTGTGAGCTGGCTCACGTCCTCTCCGTGGACGGGCCCGTAAGGCAGAGACTGGACTCACTGGCTGGCGAACTCGCCAAAGCTGCAGACAAAGAGCTCCAG GTGATCGTGGACTCCATGGTGTCCCTGTGCCGCGAGCTCTGCCCTTTATCGTCTTCGGCGGCGGAGAGGCTGAGCCCCCCGCTCTCGTCCATCTCTGAGCGCGTGTCTGTGCCTCGCTCATCCATTCGGACAGCCCTGATGGAAAGAGCCGCGCAGGACGTTCATCGAGCCTTAGA GGAGGTGAAGCTCTCGGTGGTTTCCTATCTCACCAACTCTATTGTGGACCAAATACTGCAGGAGCTCTATGCCACCCACAAGACCCTG ACCGGGCAGATGTCTCATCTGAATCCCTGGGAGGGGGCGTTTGAGGAGGACACTGGGTGGAGGCTGAACAGACACAGGGACTCTTTGGACATCACAGACGAAGAGCTCAGCACCAGCATA GACACAATAGCCATTAAGAAGCGCAGCTCGAGAACGAGGCGAATCCGCCCTGTGTCCACCAGGCTGA GTCTCTGCGACGACTCCAGCTCCTCGCCACCTCCGTCCGTGCCCTCCTACTCCTCACCTCTGTCTTGCTCTGCATCCTGGGAGGGCTTGTCGGAGCTGCCCACGCAGGGTCTGCCTCTCCATCATGTGACACGGGTTCGGCCCAGGCCGCCACGGCGAAACAGGGCGGGGCACATCCCTATTGAATTG CACTGCAGTGAAAACGGAGGACTAAGCCCACTTGATGATGGATTTCCAGATTTCTACACCAAGAGAGTTCTACCTGACAG CCAGCTCTCGTCGCTCCACAAAGCTCACtcgctgaggaggaagaagagaagaaacatgCTGGCCATCTTCGGATTCCGCAAGAACCGCAACCAGGCGCCCAGCCAGGGGTCCGAGAGCGGCGCGGAGGTTTACGGAGACGTCGGCCCCGTTGTTGCCGCAGCAACCATGGG GACTGCCGCTGAAAACGTCTACACACTACTTCAGCCGCCGAGGGCCGCTGCCTGGGTGGGATCTCCCAACGATGGGAGCGACGGGAAGCCGTGCGATGGGAAAACCAGCCATGCTCTGAGTCCTGCCCCAGTGGCGGGCATCCCTCACCCCTGTGTGGGGAGCAGCAAACACCCTCTTTACTCACCCAGAGAG AAATTCGAAATGGATGCCGTGTTTGAGCAGCCGCTGGAGGCGGACAAGTACTGGGCAGACGACAAACAGAGGACAGCGGAGGTGCTGCAGGCGGACACACTGTGGAGCAaccagcagagagacaggcagcacTTTGACAGCAAAACACAAGAAAGAACTTTTGGAGAGGCAAAAACGAGTGACAGGGCCTGGACAGAAAGTAGACACCCGGAGAGGCATGCGGACAGACAGTGGACTGTGGACAGGCACACGCAGCGGCAGATTGACAGAAAGATAGAAAGACAGTGGGTGGGCGGGAGAAAGATAGACCGGTCCTGGTCGGAGAACAGGCCAGCGGACATGCAGCTGGACAATCAGTGGTCAATGAGCAGGAAGCCAGAGAGGCAGGCACAGATGCTGCATCTGGCTCAGAGGCCGTCCCCACCGTATCCATCAGAGAGGACCCCTTCGCCAAAGCTGGAAATGGACCCTCTGaaagggacagaaggaggacCAGACTGGCACCAACCGGACtcacagggagagagacagcCGTGTTCTGACGCTGGTGTGGGGTTTCCAGAGGGCTGGAGGGGCTCCGCAGGAGGACGAGCTGCTCTCAGCACGTCCAAACCCGACCCGCCGCCGCAAGCCAGCAAGCAGCACCTCCCAAAACTGAGGCACTGGCACCAACCGGAGAGCTCCGACATTTTAACAG ACCAGGAGGTGGCTACAGcgaagacagaaaagagaagagactCGGAGGGACAGCCTCCCCCCATCCCCGAAAAG CCAAAGACCTCTTCGTTTGTGACTTTTCCAAAGGAATTGGCCGCGGAGAGGAACTTGCCACCCCCTCCTGTGCCACCCCCTCTTAAGAAGCCTGGGCACGGTTTACCGGACAGAGCGGCAAGTCAAG GGGAAGAAGGACCCAGACCTCAGGCGCCGGTGAAGCCGCAGAGAAACAGGAAGGCCATATCCTGCGACGCAG GCACTGACAGGGAAAGCCCTAATAACGTTGAGAAGCCCCCAAATCGCAAACCCCCTGTGAAAAAGCCTAGACTACCccaaaacagaaataagtcaCTGGACCTGTCTG ACAGCTTCAACTCTGCCCCCGGCCATGGCGAGCCGCTGTGA
- the LOC130528847 gene encoding capping protein, Arp2/3 and myosin-I linker protein 3-like isoform X2, whose protein sequence is MASKEITATGFVSVTKDITDSVKKTIEKSSVKFIHGVKLDTKIGKSEDRILVLTTWRLYFLAPKTPAKVPLSCFHSHLLCSVLSKRPLKTSLCLQPQVEATFNFLEIRALNSHPEHQVIIDTDKSSYSLRFESREHLSHVVGHINYALSRIFNNSIFAPSICHSDSDLSEGSRKYSPSSETSLETQRACGGFSETYSALCDYNGISCKEEVQWDVDTIYHSQDNREFNLLDFSHLESRDLAVIVASMAYNTWFTKLYCKDLRIGSEVTEQVLHTVSKSSSLEEITLENAGLKSDFPQKMSAALSENPASVIHSLNLAHNSLDNQGVSSLIQQVCRLSKGLRLLNLSKTSLTSKGVVSLSQALCSTDAYSNSLLHLDLSRNPGVLSGEDASNLYLFLSQPNCLVHLDLSGTDCSVDSLFGALLRGCCADLSFLNLSKNSFSHRKVKDSLPLFRQFFSSAFSLTYVSLAAMKLPPDVLRALLTGLTSNPHINDLHLDISSCELRSAGAAVIQELFPRVSSIATLDISDNGLDADLLTVLPALSRHPSLKHLHLGKNFNIKNRVLDEVLQKLVQLIQEEDCALQSLSLTDSRLRSRGTILVNALGSNTCLRKVDLSGNNMDDIGAKMLSKALQINTTLRSVTWDRNNTSSAGFLDVARALEHNFTLQYMPLPLSDISQAHRSDPERTEQALTKIQRALVRNNQTQRFSQKQAQRLHQGLVTSTTEQVMERLCVRVQQQVCVLRGVAEVEDIQAAKQVLKEARNSRALYPSLCELAHVLSVDGPVRQRLDSLAGELAKAADKELQVIVDSMVSLCRELCPLSSSAAERLSPPLSSISERVSVPRSSIRTALMERAAQDVHRALEEVKLSVVSYLTNSIVDQILQELYATHKTLTGQMSHLNPWEGAFEEDTGWRLNRHRDSLDITDEELSTSIDTIAIKKRSSRTRRIRPVSTRLSLCDDSSSSPPPSVPSYSSPLSCSASWEGLSELPTQGLPLHHVTRVRPRPPRRNRAGHIPIELHCSENGGLSPLDDGFPDFYTKRVLPDSQLSSLHKAHSLRRKKRRNMLAIFGFRKNRNQAPSQGSESGAEVYGDVGPVVAAATMGTAAENVYTLLQPPRAAAWVGSPNDGSDGKPCDGKTSHALSPAPVAGIPHPCVGSSKHPLYSPREKFEMDAVFEQPLEADKYWADDKQRTAEVLQADTLWSNQQRDRQHFDSKTQERTFGEAKTSDRAWTESRHPERHADRQWTVDRHTQRQIDRKIERQWVGGRKIDRSWSENRPADMQLDNQWSMSRKPERQAQMLHLAQRPSPPYPSERTPSPKLEMDPLKGTEGGPDWHQPDSQGERQPCSDAGVGFPEGWRGSAGGRAALSTSKPDPPPQASKQHLPKLRHWHQPESSDILTDQEVATAKTEKRRDSEGQPPPIPEKELAAERNLPPPPVPPPLKKPGHGLPDRAASQGEEGPRPQAPVKPQRNRKAISCDAGTDRESPNNVEKPPNRKPPVKKPRLPQNRNKSLDLSDSFNSAPGHGEPL, encoded by the exons ATGGCTTCTAAAGAGATCACGGCCACTGGATTCGTAAGCGTGACCAAGGATATCACAG ACAGCGTGAAGAAGACTATCGAGAAATCATCTGTCAAGTTCATTCATGGCGTAAAGCTCGACACCAAAATCGGGAAATCGGAGGACAGGATACTG gtccTCACAACATGGCGCCTGTATTTCTTGGCGCCAAAGACTCCCGCAAAGGTACCTTTAAGCTGTTTCCACTCTCACTTGCTGTGCAGTGTTCTGTCAAAGCGCCCGCTGAAGACTTCACTGTGTTTGCAACCACAGGTAGAAGCCACGTTCAACTTTTTGGAAATCCGGGCTTTGAATTCTCACCCCGAGCACCAG GTCATTATCGACACCGACAAATCCAGCTACTCCCTGAGGTTTGAGTCACGCGAGCATCTCAGCCATGTGGTGGGCCACATTAACTACGCCCTGTCGCGAATATTCAACAACTCCATTTTCGC CCCTTCCATCTGTCATTCAGACAGTGACCTTTCGGAGGGCAGCAGGAAGTATTCGCCCAGCTCGGAGACCTCACTGGAGACACAGAGGGCCTGTG GAGGCTTCTCAGAGACGTACTCCGCTCTCTGCGACTATAATGGCATCAGCTGCAAGGAGGAAGTGCAGTGG GATGTGGACACCATTTATCACTCCCAGGACAACAGAGAGTTTAACCTGCTGGACTTCAGTCACCTGGAGAGCAG GGATTTGGCAGTGATTGTCGCATCGATGGCTTACAACACCTGGTTCACCAAACTGTACTGCAAGGACCTGCGTATA gggtcagaggtcaccgagCAGGTCCTGCACACCGTCAGCAAATCCTCCAGTCTGGAGGAGATCACTCTTGAGAACGCGGGGTTGAAATC AGACTTTCCACAGAAGATGTCAGCCGCTCTCTCAGAGAACCCTGCCTCCGTCATCCACTCGCTCAACCTGGCCCACAACTCACTGGACAACCAAG gcgTATCCAGCCTAATCCAGCAGGTGTGCCGACTCAGCAAAGGTCTCCGCCTCCTCAACCTCTCCAAGACCTCCCTCACCTCCAAAG GAGTGGTGTCTCTCTCTCAGGCTCTGTGCTCCACCGACGCGTACTCCAACTCCCTCCTGCACCTGGACCTGAGCAGGAACCCGGGGGTCCTGTCAGGAGAGGACGCCTCG AACTTGTATCTGTTCCTGTCTCAGCCCAACTGCCTGGTCCATCTGGATCTGTCCGGCACAGACTGCTCCGTGGACTCA CTGTTTGGGGCTCTTCTGAGGGGGTGTTGCGCTGATCTTTCCTTTCTGAATCTTTCCAAAAATTCCTTCTCTCACAG GAAGGTGAAGGACTCGCTGCCGCTGTTCCGTCAATTCTTCAGTTCAGCCTTCAGCCTCACTTATGTCAGCCTTGCTGCTATGAAGCTGCCTCCTGATGTTCTGAG GGCTCTCCTGACAGGATTAACTTCCAATCCTCATATCAATGACCTCCATTTAGACATCAGTAGTTGTGAG ctgagatctgcaggagctgctgtaaTCCAGGAACTTTTCCCCAGAGTCTCATCTATCGCCACGCTGGATATCTCAGACAACG gcCTAGATGCAGACTTGCTCACTGTCCTGCCAGCCCTCTCCAGACACCCCTCACTCAAACACCTTCATCTGGGCAAGAACTTCAACATCAAAAACAG ggttctggATGAAGTCCTGCAGAAGCTGGTGCAGCTCATCCAGGAGGAGGactgt GCACTGCAGTCGCTGTCGCTGACCGACTCGCGGCTTCGCTCCCGGGGAACCATCCTGGTCAACGCCCTGGGTAGCAACACCTGTCTGAGGAAGGTGGACCTGAGCGGGAACAACATGGACGACATCGGAGCCAAGATGCTGAGCAAGGCCCTGCAGATCAACACCACCCTCAG GAGCGTGACGTGGGATCGCAACAACACCTCCTCAGCAGGATTTCTGGATGTGGCCCGGGCTCTTGAACA TAATTTCACCTTGCAGTACATGCCTCTGCCCCTTAGTGACATCAGCCAGGCGCACCGCAGCGACCCGGAGAGGACGGAGCAGGCGCTCACCAAG ATCCAGCGAGCTCTGGTGAGGAACAACCAGACCCAGCGTTTCTCTCAGAAGCAGGCCCAGCGGCTGCACCAAGGCCTGGTCACGAGTACCACAGAACAG GTGATGGAAcgcctgtgtgtgcgcgtccaacagcaggtgtgtgtgttacgAGGTGTTGCAGAGGTGGAGGATATTCAGGCTGCCAAGCAAGTATTAAAAGAGGCCAGGAACTCCCGCGCG TTGTACCCGTCCCTCTGTGAGCTGGCTCACGTCCTCTCCGTGGACGGGCCCGTAAGGCAGAGACTGGACTCACTGGCTGGCGAACTCGCCAAAGCTGCAGACAAAGAGCTCCAG GTGATCGTGGACTCCATGGTGTCCCTGTGCCGCGAGCTCTGCCCTTTATCGTCTTCGGCGGCGGAGAGGCTGAGCCCCCCGCTCTCGTCCATCTCTGAGCGCGTGTCTGTGCCTCGCTCATCCATTCGGACAGCCCTGATGGAAAGAGCCGCGCAGGACGTTCATCGAGCCTTAGA GGAGGTGAAGCTCTCGGTGGTTTCCTATCTCACCAACTCTATTGTGGACCAAATACTGCAGGAGCTCTATGCCACCCACAAGACCCTG ACCGGGCAGATGTCTCATCTGAATCCCTGGGAGGGGGCGTTTGAGGAGGACACTGGGTGGAGGCTGAACAGACACAGGGACTCTTTGGACATCACAGACGAAGAGCTCAGCACCAGCATA GACACAATAGCCATTAAGAAGCGCAGCTCGAGAACGAGGCGAATCCGCCCTGTGTCCACCAGGCTGA GTCTCTGCGACGACTCCAGCTCCTCGCCACCTCCGTCCGTGCCCTCCTACTCCTCACCTCTGTCTTGCTCTGCATCCTGGGAGGGCTTGTCGGAGCTGCCCACGCAGGGTCTGCCTCTCCATCATGTGACACGGGTTCGGCCCAGGCCGCCACGGCGAAACAGGGCGGGGCACATCCCTATTGAATTG CACTGCAGTGAAAACGGAGGACTAAGCCCACTTGATGATGGATTTCCAGATTTCTACACCAAGAGAGTTCTACCTGACAG CCAGCTCTCGTCGCTCCACAAAGCTCACtcgctgaggaggaagaagagaagaaacatgCTGGCCATCTTCGGATTCCGCAAGAACCGCAACCAGGCGCCCAGCCAGGGGTCCGAGAGCGGCGCGGAGGTTTACGGAGACGTCGGCCCCGTTGTTGCCGCAGCAACCATGGG GACTGCCGCTGAAAACGTCTACACACTACTTCAGCCGCCGAGGGCCGCTGCCTGGGTGGGATCTCCCAACGATGGGAGCGACGGGAAGCCGTGCGATGGGAAAACCAGCCATGCTCTGAGTCCTGCCCCAGTGGCGGGCATCCCTCACCCCTGTGTGGGGAGCAGCAAACACCCTCTTTACTCACCCAGAGAG AAATTCGAAATGGATGCCGTGTTTGAGCAGCCGCTGGAGGCGGACAAGTACTGGGCAGACGACAAACAGAGGACAGCGGAGGTGCTGCAGGCGGACACACTGTGGAGCAaccagcagagagacaggcagcacTTTGACAGCAAAACACAAGAAAGAACTTTTGGAGAGGCAAAAACGAGTGACAGGGCCTGGACAGAAAGTAGACACCCGGAGAGGCATGCGGACAGACAGTGGACTGTGGACAGGCACACGCAGCGGCAGATTGACAGAAAGATAGAAAGACAGTGGGTGGGCGGGAGAAAGATAGACCGGTCCTGGTCGGAGAACAGGCCAGCGGACATGCAGCTGGACAATCAGTGGTCAATGAGCAGGAAGCCAGAGAGGCAGGCACAGATGCTGCATCTGGCTCAGAGGCCGTCCCCACCGTATCCATCAGAGAGGACCCCTTCGCCAAAGCTGGAAATGGACCCTCTGaaagggacagaaggaggacCAGACTGGCACCAACCGGACtcacagggagagagacagcCGTGTTCTGACGCTGGTGTGGGGTTTCCAGAGGGCTGGAGGGGCTCCGCAGGAGGACGAGCTGCTCTCAGCACGTCCAAACCCGACCCGCCGCCGCAAGCCAGCAAGCAGCACCTCCCAAAACTGAGGCACTGGCACCAACCGGAGAGCTCCGACATTTTAACAG ACCAGGAGGTGGCTACAGcgaagacagaaaagagaagagactCGGAGGGACAGCCTCCCCCCATCCCCGAAAAG GAATTGGCCGCGGAGAGGAACTTGCCACCCCCTCCTGTGCCACCCCCTCTTAAGAAGCCTGGGCACGGTTTACCGGACAGAGCGGCAAGTCAAG GGGAAGAAGGACCCAGACCTCAGGCGCCGGTGAAGCCGCAGAGAAACAGGAAGGCCATATCCTGCGACGCAG GCACTGACAGGGAAAGCCCTAATAACGTTGAGAAGCCCCCAAATCGCAAACCCCCTGTGAAAAAGCCTAGACTACCccaaaacagaaataagtcaCTGGACCTGTCTG ACAGCTTCAACTCTGCCCCCGGCCATGGCGAGCCGCTGTGA